From a region of the Buchnera aphidicola str. Ak (Acyrthosiphon kondoi) genome:
- a CDS encoding 2-oxo acid dehydrogenase subunit E2: protein MDIEVKMPDIGLDEVEVIEILVNINETVELEQGLITVEGDKTSMEIPSPISGVVKNICVKVGEKIKTSSLIMVFKVKDATSCIRKEKENCLDENIHLNFKKNSKEDNFFHATPVVRRLARNLNIDLCNIIATGPKNRILKEDIELYQNNIKDNILKERKKMDSNYYSEEKIEELKLSDIQNIIGNNLHKNWMNIPHVTQFDEVDITNLEEFRKKYNNDKKIQKETSNCITILAFIIKVVAYALEKFPIFNSSLTIDNKKIILKKYINIGFAVDVNNDLFVPVLKNVDKKNIEQLSSELILLSEQARKRQLNISDTTGGCFTISNLGGIGGGWFSPIINSPEVAILGVSKSQIKPLWNGKEFIPSLMLPISLSYNHRVINGAYAARFITYINKILSDIHFLIM from the coding sequence GTGGATATAGAAGTTAAAATGCCTGATATTGGATTAGATGAAGTAGAGGTAATAGAAATATTAGTTAATATTAATGAAACAGTAGAACTAGAACAAGGTTTAATAACTGTAGAAGGAGATAAAACTTCTATGGAAATACCATCACCTATATCAGGTGTTGTAAAAAATATTTGTGTAAAAGTTGGTGAAAAAATAAAAACTAGTTCTTTGATAATGGTTTTTAAAGTTAAAGATGCTACTTCTTGTATAAGAAAAGAAAAAGAAAATTGTCTAGATGAAAATATTCATTTAAATTTTAAGAAGAATTCTAAAGAAGATAATTTTTTTCATGCAACGCCAGTTGTAAGACGTTTAGCTCGAAATTTAAATATTGATTTATGTAATATCATTGCTACTGGTCCTAAAAATAGAATTTTAAAAGAAGATATAGAATTATATCAGAATAATATAAAAGATAATATCTTAAAAGAACGAAAAAAAATGGATTCTAATTATTATTCTGAAGAAAAAATAGAAGAATTAAAACTAAGTGACATTCAAAATATTATAGGTAATAATCTACATAAGAATTGGATGAATATACCTCATGTTACACAGTTTGATGAAGTGGATATTACCAATCTAGAAGAATTTCGTAAAAAATATAATAATGACAAGAAAATTCAAAAAGAAACCAGTAATTGTATTACAATACTAGCTTTCATAATTAAAGTAGTTGCATATGCATTAGAAAAATTTCCTATATTCAATAGTTCTTTAACTATTGATAATAAAAAAATTATTTTAAAAAAATATATTAATATTGGATTTGCTGTAGATGTAAATAATGATTTATTCGTTCCTGTTTTAAAAAATGTTGATAAAAAAAATATTGAACAATTATCTTCTGAATTAATATTATTATCAGAACAAGCTAGAAAAAGACAATTAAATATTTCAGATACAACAGGAGGATGTTTTACAATATCTAATCTAGGAGGTATTGGAGGAGGTTGGTTTTCCCCGATTATTAATTCACCTGAAGTAGCAATTCTTGGTGTTTCAAAATCTCAGATAAAACCGTTATGGAATGGAAAAGAATTTATTCCATCTTTAATGTTACCAATATCTTTATCTTATAATCATCGTGTAATAAATGGAGCTTATGCAGCGCGTTTTATTACATATATTAATAAAATTTTATCTGATATACATTTTTTAATTATGTAG
- the speD gene encoding adenosylmethionine decarboxylase — translation MQKLKLYGFNNLTKSLSFCIYDICYANTNDSRNSYISYIDEQYSATRLTKILKKTCSIIGANVLNIFHQDYEPQGASVTILVCEEPINIEKINISKNNIVSSSVLAHLDKSHICVHTYPESHPHSGICTFRADIEVSTCGIISPLNALNYLIHQLESDIVTIEYRVRGFTRDILGIKHFIDHKINSIQNFMSNDIKSMYDMVDVNVYQENIFHTRMLLREFNLKNYLFNIHLEDLKKEERSYIIRLLWREMREIYYGRNISMVDST, via the coding sequence TTGCAAAAACTAAAATTATATGGCTTTAATAATTTAACTAAAAGCCTAAGTTTTTGTATCTATGATATTTGCTATGCGAATACTAACGATTCACGTAATAGTTATATTTCTTATATTGATGAACAATATAGTGCTACTAGACTAACTAAAATTCTAAAAAAAACTTGTTCAATTATTGGTGCTAATGTTTTGAATATATTTCATCAAGATTATGAACCTCAAGGTGCCAGTGTAACTATTTTAGTATGTGAAGAACCAATTAATATAGAGAAAATTAATATTTCAAAAAATAATATCGTATCATCTTCTGTACTTGCTCACTTAGATAAAAGTCACATTTGTGTACATACTTATCCAGAAAGTCATCCTCACAGTGGAATTTGCACTTTTCGAGCTGATATTGAAGTTTCAACATGTGGAATCATATCACCTCTAAATGCATTGAATTACCTTATACATCAATTAGAATCAGATATTGTAACAATTGAATATCGAGTTCGAGGATTTACTAGAGATATTCTCGGCATAAAACATTTTATTGATCATAAAATAAATTCTATTCAAAATTTCATGTCGAATGATATAAAATCAATGTACGATATGGTTGATGTAAATGTATATCAAGAAAACATTTTTCATACTCGAATGTTATTAAGAGAATTTAATTTAAAGAATTATTTATTTAATATTCATTTAGAAGATCTTAAAAAAGAAGAACGTTCATATATTATAAGATTACTCTGGAGGGAAATGCGTGAAATTTATTATGGAAGAAATATATCTATGGTAGATAGTACTTAA
- the secA gene encoding preprotein translocase subunit SecA, translating into MLIKFLTKIFSNRNNRILKKFKKIVLSINKLEQNLERLSDKKLKEQTELFRLRLSNGETLDDILPEAFATVREASKRVFGMRHFDVQILGGIVLNKQCIAEMRTGEGKTLTSTLPAYLNALSGKGVHIVTMNDYLADRDAKKNSPLFEFLGLTVGLNSSEMSFFSKRKAYFSDITYGTNNEYGFDYLRDNMVFSPEERVQRDLNYALVDEVDSILIDEARTPLIISGPSEDSSELYKEINKIVPFLVSQKKEDSDFFHGTGHFSIDEKSKQVHLTERGLIEVEKILFDKKLMNMGESLYSSNNIILMHHVLSALRAHKLFVRDVDYLVKNNDVIIVDEHTGRTMPGRRWSDGLHQAIEAKENVPIKNENQTLASITFQNYFRLYKKISGMTGTAETESFEFSSIYNLDTIVIPTNKTMIRKDLPDLVYITQKEKINAIIKDIQNCIALNRPVLVGTVSIEKSEIISKELLKLNINHSVLNAKFHAKEAEIIAQAGKSKSITIATNMAGRGTDIVLGGNLEVELNRYKNISSTDLHKIKKKWQKEHDLVVSAGGLHIIGTERHESRRIDNQLRGRSGRQGDSGSSRFYLSMEDSLMRIFASDKVIHMMRKLGVSTNEAIEHPWVTKAIENAQKKVENRNFDIRKQLLEYDDVINEQRSAIYSQRNKLIDTKDIKIIIFDILKDVLKKNIILYIPKNTVQDKWNLIDLEKKLNIDFHLNIPILDWLNIEPHLQDKKIIKKIIDFAKINYEKKEKLIGSNNMRMIEKIIMLQTLDSLWKEHLSAIDYLRQGIHLRGYAQKDPKQEYKRESFNMFSSMLDLLKYEVVLFLSKINLSYAKKYIDLNRHLILTPSNPKISRNASCICGSGKKYKHCHGSL; encoded by the coding sequence ATGTTAATTAAATTTTTAACTAAAATATTTAGCAATCGTAACAATCGTATTTTAAAAAAGTTTAAAAAAATAGTATTGTCTATTAATAAATTAGAACAAAATCTCGAAAGATTATCAGATAAAAAACTGAAAGAACAAACAGAATTATTTCGTTTACGATTAAGTAATGGTGAAACTTTAGATGATATCTTGCCCGAAGCTTTTGCCACAGTTAGAGAAGCTAGTAAGCGCGTTTTTGGTATGCGTCATTTTGATGTGCAAATTCTTGGAGGGATAGTTTTAAATAAACAATGTATTGCAGAAATGCGGACGGGTGAAGGAAAAACTTTAACATCAACATTGCCAGCTTATTTAAATGCGTTAAGTGGAAAAGGTGTGCACATAGTAACTATGAATGATTATTTAGCTGATAGAGATGCTAAAAAAAATTCTCCGTTATTTGAATTTCTTGGTCTAACAGTAGGTTTAAATTCATCTGAAATGTCTTTTTTTTCTAAAAGAAAAGCTTATTTTTCTGATATTACCTATGGCACAAACAATGAATATGGATTTGATTATTTACGTGACAATATGGTTTTTTCTCCTGAGGAAAGAGTACAAAGAGACTTAAATTATGCATTAGTAGATGAAGTAGATTCAATTTTGATAGATGAAGCAAGAACACCTTTAATTATTTCAGGACCATCAGAAGATAGCTCTGAATTGTATAAAGAAATCAACAAAATTGTTCCTTTCTTGGTTTCTCAAAAAAAAGAAGATTCAGACTTTTTTCATGGAACAGGACATTTTTCTATTGATGAAAAATCAAAACAAGTGCATCTAACAGAAAGAGGATTGATTGAAGTTGAAAAAATATTGTTTGATAAAAAATTGATGAATATGGGTGAATCATTATATTCTTCAAATAACATAATATTAATGCATCATGTTTTATCTGCACTTCGTGCTCATAAATTATTTGTTCGAGACGTTGATTATCTTGTAAAAAATAATGATGTGATTATTGTAGATGAACATACAGGTCGTACTATGCCAGGAAGAAGATGGTCCGATGGATTACATCAAGCAATAGAAGCTAAAGAGAATGTTCCTATAAAAAATGAAAATCAAACTTTAGCATCTATTACTTTTCAAAATTATTTTCGTTTATACAAAAAAATATCTGGTATGACAGGTACTGCTGAAACTGAATCTTTTGAGTTTAGTTCTATTTATAATCTAGACACTATTGTAATACCAACAAATAAAACAATGATACGTAAAGATTTGCCTGATTTAGTATATATTACTCAAAAAGAAAAAATCAACGCTATTATTAAAGATATACAAAACTGTATAGCATTAAATAGACCGGTGTTAGTTGGTACAGTTTCTATTGAGAAATCAGAAATTATTTCGAAAGAATTATTGAAATTAAACATTAATCATAGTGTTTTGAATGCTAAATTTCATGCTAAAGAAGCAGAGATTATAGCACAAGCGGGTAAATCTAAATCAATCACAATTGCTACTAATATGGCTGGTAGAGGCACAGATATCGTTCTTGGTGGTAATTTAGAAGTAGAATTAAACCGATATAAAAATATTTCTTCTACTGATCTTCATAAAATTAAAAAAAAATGGCAAAAAGAACACGATTTAGTTGTTTCTGCTGGAGGATTACATATAATTGGCACTGAACGTCATGAGTCGCGCCGGATTGATAATCAACTAAGAGGTCGTTCTGGTCGTCAAGGTGATAGTGGTTCTTCACGTTTTTATCTTTCTATGGAAGACTCCTTAATGCGAATTTTTGCGTCTGATAAAGTTATTCATATGATGCGAAAATTAGGAGTATCTACGAATGAAGCTATTGAACATCCCTGGGTGACAAAAGCTATAGAAAATGCCCAAAAAAAAGTAGAAAATAGAAATTTTGATATTAGAAAACAATTGTTAGAATATGATGATGTTATCAATGAACAGCGTAGTGCCATTTATTCTCAACGTAATAAATTAATTGATACTAAAGATATAAAAATAATAATTTTTGATATTTTAAAAGACGTTTTGAAAAAAAATATTATTTTATATATTCCTAAAAATACAGTACAAGATAAATGGAATTTGATTGATTTAGAAAAAAAATTAAATATAGATTTTCATTTAAACATACCAATTTTAGATTGGTTAAATATAGAACCTCATTTACAAGATAAAAAAATTATAAAAAAAATAATTGATTTTGCAAAAATTAATTATGAAAAAAAAGAAAAACTAATTGGTTCAAATAATATGCGTATGATAGAAAAGATTATTATGTTACAAACATTAGATTCACTTTGGAAAGAGCATTTATCAGCTATAGATTACCTTAGACAAGGCATTCATTTACGTGGTTATGCTCAAAAAGATCCGAAACAAGAATACAAACGAGAATCTTTTAATATGTTTTCTAGCATGTTAGACTTATTGAAGTATGAAGTAGTATTATTTCTCAGTAAGATTAATTTATCTTATGCAAAAAAATATATAGATTTAAATAGACACTTAATATTAACTCCTAGTAATCCTAAAATTAGTCGAAATGCATCTTGTATATGTGGTTCAGGCAAAAAATACAAGCATTGCCATGGTAGTTTATAA
- a CDS encoding (deoxy)nucleoside triphosphate pyrophosphohydrolase codes for MHSIEAAIGIILKKNKVYITRGKYNENTWEFPGGKVKKHENVIHALKRELLEEVGIIILKSSFFQYVEDISLEKKIKLYFFLITKWKGHPYSIEGYSYRWIFLCNLRPLDFPPANHNIITSLKKNINI; via the coding sequence ATGCATTCTATAGAAGCAGCAATTGGGATTATTTTAAAAAAAAATAAAGTTTATATAACTAGAGGTAAATACAATGAAAATACATGGGAGTTTCCTGGTGGAAAAGTCAAAAAACATGAAAATGTCATACATGCATTAAAAAGAGAATTATTAGAAGAAGTTGGAATTATTATATTAAAAAGTAGTTTTTTCCAATATGTGGAGGATATCAGTCTTGAAAAAAAAATAAAATTATATTTTTTTTTAATAACAAAATGGAAAGGTCACCCTTACAGTATTGAGGGATATTCTTATCGTTGGATATTTTTATGTAATTTAAGACCTCTTGACTTTCCACCAGCTAACCATAATATTATAACTTCCCTTAAAAAAAATATTAATATTTAA
- the lpdA gene encoding dihydrolipoyl dehydrogenase, with protein sequence MHQKIYAQVVIIGSGPSGYSAAFRCADLGLDTVLIERYNKIGGVCLNVGCIPSKTLLHIAKVIKEAKELCKTGVSFSEPVIDIKKIKDWKENVINKLTSGLSSMRKKRKIRIFQGNAIFNTDKSLFVTSKEEKLTVFFDNAIIATGSKPIKIPSIPNDDMRVWDSTDALSLKKIPNRFLIIGSGIIGLEMATIYSALGSKVDVIDRFNHFLPSVDKDIADTYIRSINQRFNLMLNTHADKVELKETGLTVDIMQDDIIKKNVFYDTVLVAIGRTPNIDTLGLDNIGLKINNFGFIAVDKQLKTNIPHIYAIGDVVGAPMLAHKGVHEGHVAAEVISGKQHYFEPKVIPSIAYTEPEIAWVGLNEKQAKKENINYGISIFPWNASGRAIASNSSIGMTKLIFNKKNNKIIGGSIVGTNAGELIGEVGLAIEMGCDAEDIALTIHAHPTLHESIGLCAEIFQGTATDVLNYKFNK encoded by the coding sequence ATGCATCAAAAAATTTATGCACAAGTTGTAATTATTGGATCAGGTCCGTCAGGTTATTCTGCAGCTTTTCGTTGTGCAGATTTAGGTTTAGATACTGTTTTGATAGAACGTTATAATAAAATAGGAGGTGTTTGTTTAAATGTTGGTTGTATTCCTTCAAAAACATTATTGCATATAGCTAAAGTAATTAAAGAAGCAAAAGAATTATGTAAAACTGGTGTTTCTTTTAGTGAACCAGTAATTGACATTAAAAAAATTAAAGATTGGAAAGAAAATGTTATAAATAAACTGACTAGTGGTTTATCTAGTATGAGAAAAAAAAGAAAAATAAGAATTTTTCAAGGAAATGCTATTTTTAATACTGACAAAAGTCTTTTTGTGACAAGCAAAGAAGAAAAATTGACTGTTTTTTTTGATAATGCAATTATTGCAACAGGATCTAAACCTATTAAAATTCCTTCAATACCCAATGATGATATGAGAGTTTGGGATTCGACTGATGCTCTATCATTAAAAAAAATACCCAACCGTTTCTTAATTATAGGAAGTGGTATTATTGGTTTAGAAATGGCTACGATATATAGTGCTTTAGGTTCAAAAGTTGATGTTATTGATCGATTCAATCATTTTCTTCCTTCAGTAGATAAAGATATTGCTGATACATATATAAGGTCTATTAATCAAAGATTTAATTTAATGTTAAATACTCATGCAGATAAAGTTGAACTAAAAGAAACTGGTTTAACAGTCGATATTATGCAAGATGATATTATTAAAAAAAATGTATTTTATGATACTGTATTAGTAGCAATAGGAAGAACTCCAAACATTGATACGTTGGGATTAGATAATATAGGATTAAAAATAAATAATTTTGGTTTTATTGCAGTAGATAAGCAATTAAAAACAAATATACCTCATATTTATGCTATTGGTGATGTAGTCGGTGCACCTATGTTAGCTCATAAGGGAGTACATGAAGGTCATGTTGCAGCAGAAGTTATCTCTGGTAAACAGCATTATTTTGAACCTAAAGTAATTCCATCAATAGCATATACTGAACCTGAAATTGCCTGGGTAGGATTAAATGAAAAACAGGCCAAAAAAGAAAATATAAATTATGGAATTTCAATTTTTCCATGGAATGCATCTGGTAGAGCTATTGCTTCAAATTCTAGTATAGGCATGACAAAATTAATTTTCAATAAAAAAAATAATAAAATTATTGGTGGTTCTATAGTAGGAACGAATGCTGGCGAGCTAATTGGTGAAGTTGGATTAGCTATTGAAATGGGCTGTGATGCTGAAGATATCGCATTAACTATTCATGCTCATCCTACTTTACATGAATCTATTGGTTTGTGTGCAGAAATTTTTCAGGGTACAGCAACAGATGTGTTAAATTATAAATTTAATAAGTAA
- the aceE gene encoding pyruvate dehydrogenase (acetyl-transferring), homodimeric type, producing MSEHLYNDVDPIETSDWVQAIESVIRQEGRKRAYFLIEQVLKKAKINRVEFFSSSFTSDYVNTICSEDEYEYPGNLFLEKRIRSAIRWNAIMMVLRASKKNLELGGHLSSFQSSATIYEVCFNHFFRAKGSEDGGDLVYFQGHISPGIYARSFLEGRLSEKQLDNFRQEVDGIGLSSYPHPKLMPNFWQFPTVSMGLGPLCAIYQAKFLKYLQNRELKNTSKQIVYAFLGDGEMDEPESKGAISIAVREKLDNLIFIINCNLQRLDGPVVGNGKIVNELESFFCGAGWKVIKVIWGSRWDCLLKKDTTGKLIQLMNETIDGDYQTFKSKDGAYVRKYFFGKYKETYDLVKDMTDEEIWRLNRGGHDPRKMFNALKKAKETKYKPTVILAHTVKGYGMGVTAEGKNIAHQIKKININGIIHIRDRFDIPVSNNDIEKLPYVTFKKNSKEYCYIHEQRKKLGGYIPFRLSRFTNELVLPELIDFQSLLKEQKKDISTTIAFIRVLNIILKNNSIKHLIVPIIADEARTFGMEGLFRKIGIYSSSGQKYVPQDREQLAYYKEEKKGQILQEGINELGAASSWLAAATSYSTNNFPMIPFYIYYSIFGFQRIGDLFWAAGDQQARGFLIGGTSGRTTLNGEGLQHEDGHSHIQSLTIPNCVSYDPSFAYEVAVIIQDGLRRMYGPSQENIYYYITTINENCYMPAMPLGVEEGICKGIYKLKTLHGTASKVQLIGSGAILRSVCEAAEILLKDYSITTDIYSVTSFTELARNGEDCERWNMLHPNKKNKIAYVKQVMNTSPTVAATDYMKLFAEQIRHYIPSKEYHVLGTDGFGRSDSRDKLRDHFEVNSHYIVVAALNLLANINNINKKVVEDAIIKFNINTDKINPRLA from the coding sequence ATGTCAGAACATTTATATAATGACGTGGATCCAATTGAAACTAGTGATTGGGTGCAAGCTATTGAATCTGTTATTCGTCAAGAAGGTCGTAAAAGAGCATATTTTTTAATTGAACAGGTTTTAAAAAAGGCTAAAATAAATAGAGTAGAATTTTTTAGTTCTTCTTTTACTAGTGATTATGTTAATACTATTTGTAGCGAAGATGAATACGAATATCCTGGAAATCTTTTTTTAGAAAAACGCATTCGTTCAGCAATTCGTTGGAATGCTATAATGATGGTATTGCGTGCATCAAAAAAAAATTTAGAATTAGGTGGACATTTATCATCTTTTCAGTCTTCTGCTACGATATATGAAGTCTGTTTTAATCATTTTTTTCGAGCTAAAGGTAGTGAAGATGGAGGTGATTTAGTTTATTTTCAAGGTCATATTTCTCCAGGAATTTATGCTCGTTCTTTTTTAGAAGGACGTTTATCAGAAAAACAACTTGATAATTTTAGACAAGAAGTTGATGGAATAGGTTTATCTTCTTATCCTCATCCTAAATTAATGCCGAATTTTTGGCAATTTCCTACTGTATCTATGGGTCTAGGACCACTTTGTGCTATTTATCAAGCAAAATTTTTAAAATATTTACAAAATCGAGAATTAAAAAATACTTCAAAACAAATAGTATATGCTTTTTTAGGTGATGGTGAAATGGATGAACCAGAATCTAAAGGTGCAATTTCTATAGCTGTACGTGAAAAACTAGATAATCTAATATTTATAATTAACTGTAATTTACAAAGGTTAGATGGGCCAGTAGTAGGAAATGGAAAAATTGTAAATGAATTAGAAAGTTTTTTTTGTGGTGCAGGATGGAAAGTGATAAAAGTAATATGGGGAAGCAGATGGGATTGTTTATTAAAAAAAGATACTACTGGAAAATTAATCCAGTTGATGAATGAAACAATTGATGGAGATTATCAAACTTTTAAATCCAAAGATGGTGCGTATGTTCGTAAATATTTTTTCGGGAAATATAAAGAAACATATGATTTAGTCAAAGATATGACTGATGAGGAAATATGGAGATTGAATAGAGGGGGACATGATCCAAGAAAAATGTTTAATGCTTTAAAAAAAGCAAAAGAAACAAAATACAAACCTACAGTTATTCTAGCTCATACTGTTAAAGGATATGGAATGGGAGTAACTGCAGAAGGAAAAAATATTGCTCATCAAATCAAAAAAATAAATATTAATGGAATAATACATATTCGAGATCGTTTTGATATTCCTGTATCGAATAATGATATAGAAAAATTACCTTATGTGACTTTCAAAAAAAATTCTAAAGAATATTGTTATATACATGAACAACGTAAAAAATTAGGTGGCTATATCCCTTTTCGTTTATCTCGTTTTACTAATGAATTAGTTTTACCAGAATTAATAGATTTTCAATCATTATTGAAAGAACAAAAGAAAGACATTTCTACAACTATAGCTTTTATACGTGTCTTAAATATTATTTTAAAAAATAATTCTATTAAACATTTAATAGTACCAATTATTGCCGATGAAGCACGAACTTTTGGGATGGAAGGATTATTTCGTAAAATTGGTATTTATAGTTCTAGTGGTCAAAAATATGTTCCTCAAGATCGAGAACAATTAGCATACTATAAAGAAGAAAAAAAAGGCCAAATATTACAGGAAGGGATAAATGAATTAGGTGCAGCCTCATCTTGGTTAGCTGCAGCAACTTCTTATAGTACCAATAATTTTCCTATGATTCCTTTTTATATTTATTATTCAATATTTGGTTTTCAAAGAATAGGAGATTTATTTTGGGCTGCTGGAGATCAACAAGCAAGAGGTTTTTTAATCGGGGGTACTTCAGGAAGAACTACATTAAATGGTGAAGGATTGCAACATGAAGATGGACATAGTCATATACAATCTTTAACTATTCCTAATTGTGTTTCTTATGATCCTTCATTTGCTTATGAAGTTGCTGTGATTATACAAGATGGATTAAGACGTATGTATGGTCCATCTCAAGAAAATATATATTATTATATTACTACAATCAATGAAAATTGTTATATGCCTGCTATGCCTTTAGGAGTAGAGGAAGGTATTTGTAAAGGAATTTATAAATTAAAAACTTTACATGGTACCGCATCAAAAGTACAGTTAATAGGTTCTGGTGCTATTTTGCGTTCTGTTTGCGAAGCTGCAGAAATTTTATTAAAAGATTACTCTATTACAACAGATATATATAGCGTTACTTCTTTTACAGAATTAGCTAGGAATGGAGAAGATTGTGAACGATGGAACATGTTACATCCTAATAAAAAAAATAAAATAGCATATGTGAAGCAAGTTATGAATACAAGTCCTACTGTTGCAGCTACTGATTATATGAAATTATTTGCTGAGCAAATTCGTCATTACATTCCATCGAAAGAATATCATGTATTAGGAACAGATGGTTTTGGTCGTTCAGATAGTCGTGATAAATTACGTGATCACTTTGAAGTAAATTCTCATTATATTGTTGTAGCTGCTTTAAATTTATTAGCTAATATAAATAATATTAATAAAAAAGTAGTAGAAGATGCAATTATTAAATTTAATATTAATACTGATAAAATTAATCCGCGTTTAGCTTAA
- the coaE gene encoding dephospho-CoA kinase (Dephospho-CoA kinase (CoaE) performs the final step in coenzyme A biosynthesis.) produces MTYIVALTGGIGSGKTTLSNEFKKIGIDIIDTDIIAKKIIKFDLQILFSIQEKFGKKILNIDNSINRMLLRKYIFNNKNDRLWLENLLYPKIYKETKYQIKNAESNWCLWVVPLLIEKKLEKQAHRILLVDTSVKEQIRRIIKRDKISFLEAKKIIALQTTRKKRISISDDIIVNRKDMKKIHLYIHYFNLFYSYLSNKYHKKKTTDTKKNYLTKFY; encoded by the coding sequence ATGACTTATATTGTAGCACTTACTGGAGGTATTGGTAGTGGAAAAACTACTCTCTCTAATGAATTTAAAAAAATAGGTATTGATATTATCGATACAGATATCATCGCAAAAAAAATAATAAAATTTGATTTACAAATATTATTTTCTATTCAAGAAAAATTTGGGAAAAAAATACTAAATATAGATAATTCGATTAATCGAATGTTACTTAGAAAGTATATTTTTAATAACAAAAACGATCGTTTGTGGTTAGAAAATCTATTATATCCTAAAATTTATAAAGAAACTAAATATCAAATAAAAAATGCAGAATCAAATTGGTGTTTATGGGTAGTGCCTTTATTAATTGAAAAAAAATTAGAAAAACAAGCACATCGGATTCTTTTAGTCGATACTTCTGTAAAAGAACAAATAAGACGTATAATTAAAAGAGATAAAATTAGTTTTTTAGAGGCTAAAAAAATTATTGCATTACAGACTACTAGAAAAAAAAGAATTTCTATTTCAGATGATATTATTGTTAATAGAAAAGACATGAAAAAAATACATCTGTATATTCACTATTTTAATTTATTTTATTCATATTTATCAAATAAATATCATAAAAAAAAAACAACAGATACCAAAAAAAACTATTTAACAAAATTTTACTAA
- a CDS encoding GMP reductase, whose product MRIEEDIKLGFKDVLIRPKRSILKSRAQVNLVRSFSFKYSSNIWSGIPIIAANMDTIGTFEMVKSLSQFNILTAVHKYYSFEEWKNFIQLSSKEVLNHVIVSIGTSNTDFLKIKKIFLLSSELKYICIDVANGYSEHVVSFLKIVRNYFSDKIICAGNVVTGEMVEELILSGADIVKVGIGPGSVCTTRVKTGVGYPQLSAIIECADAAHGLSGQIISDGGCTVSGDIAKAFGGGADFVMLGGMLSGHQECSGDIIEEKSKKYMMFYGMSSISAMKRYEGKIAGYRASEGKTVKIPFRGSVDTTIRDILGGLRSSCTYVGAEKLKELTKRTTFIRVTEQENCIFNIFKE is encoded by the coding sequence ATGAGAATTGAAGAAGATATTAAATTAGGTTTTAAAGACGTATTAATTAGACCAAAACGTTCTATATTAAAAAGTCGTGCTCAAGTTAATCTGGTTCGTAGTTTTTCTTTTAAGTATTCTTCTAACATATGGTCCGGTATTCCTATTATTGCAGCAAATATGGATACAATAGGTACATTTGAGATGGTAAAGTCTTTATCACAATTCAATATACTAACAGCAGTTCATAAATATTATTCTTTTGAAGAATGGAAAAATTTCATTCAATTATCTTCTAAAGAGGTATTAAATCATGTAATTGTGTCCATTGGAACTTCTAATACAGATTTTTTAAAAATTAAAAAAATTTTTTTATTGTCTTCCGAGTTGAAATATATCTGTATTGATGTTGCAAATGGTTATTCTGAGCATGTTGTTTCTTTTTTAAAAATAGTAAGGAATTATTTTTCAGATAAAATTATTTGTGCTGGAAACGTTGTGACTGGAGAAATGGTTGAGGAATTAATACTTTCTGGGGCAGATATAGTTAAAGTAGGAATTGGTCCAGGTTCAGTATGTACTACACGAGTGAAAACTGGTGTTGGTTATCCTCAACTTTCTGCGATTATAGAATGTGCTGATGCAGCACATGGATTGAGTGGACAAATTATCAGCGATGGAGGGTGTACTGTTTCTGGGGATATTGCTAAAGCATTTGGAGGTGGGGCCGATTTTGTCATGTTAGGAGGAATGCTTTCAGGTCATCAAGAATGTTCAGGAGATATAATTGAAGAAAAATCAAAAAAATATATGATGTTTTATGGTATGAGTTCTATTTCTGCTATGAAACGTTATGAAGGTAAAATTGCAGGATATCGTGCATCTGAAGGTAAAACTGTTAAAATACCTTTTCGTGGTAGTGTAGATACTACAATACGTGATATTCTAGGAGGATTACGGTCTTCTTGTACTTATGTTGGTGCAGAAAAATTAAAGGAACTGACAAAAAGAACTACATTTATACGAGTGACTGAACAAGAAAATTGTATTTTTAACATTTTTAAAGAATAA